A portion of the Lolium rigidum isolate FL_2022 chromosome 1, APGP_CSIRO_Lrig_0.1, whole genome shotgun sequence genome contains these proteins:
- the LOC124704286 gene encoding B3 domain-containing protein Os06g0112300-like, with protein sequence MEIPAGPSRKLPAVHLVKPKLEPGEESLPARMNAGEDQETTPLSGRRPFFTAIMAKTHVQKPYQLAIPAHFHRRLPARRTAAVLRCGGGSWIMSYCGDNMLKRLDGAWADFAVDNGLLVGDACVFELVSGGGVKGQELVFEVQVLRGGGMPGEIADKGATADDPIVIAD encoded by the exons ATGGAGATCCCTGCCGGCCCATCGAGGAAGCTGCCGGCCGTGCACCTCGTGAAGCCGAAGCTGGAGCCCGGCGAGGAGTCGCTGCCGGCGCGGATGAACGCTGGCGAGGATCAGGAGACCACCCCGCTCTCCGGCCGCCGGCCCTTCTTCACGGCCATCATGGCCAAGACCCATGTCCAGAAGCCATATCAGCTG GCCATCCCGGCTCACTTCCACCGCCGGCTCCCGGCAAGGCGCACGGCAGCCGTGCTTCGGTGCGGCGGGGGTTCGTGGATCATGAGCTACTGCGGcgacaacatgctgaagaggctcgacGGGGCGTGGGCCGACTTCGCCGTCGACAACGGGCTGCTGGTCGGCGACGCGTGCGTGTTCGAGCTGGTGTCCGGGGGCGGCGTCAAGGGGCAGGAGCTGGTGTTCGAGGTTCAGGTGCtccgcggcggcgggatgccaggGGAGATCGCCGACAAGGGAGCCACCGCCGACGACCCCATCGTCATCGCCGACTAG